The sequence below is a genomic window from Wyeomyia smithii strain HCP4-BCI-WySm-NY-G18 chromosome 1, ASM2978416v1, whole genome shotgun sequence.
ttttttatggggGCGATGAAGCAGAATTGAAGATTGTCAAACCTTCTCTTTTTTCTCAAGATGGCCGATGAAACAGTTTGAGCACTTTCTGATTTATCAATCTTGTTTCCAGAACTAGATATACCGGAGAAATTTTGTGAAATATTCCTCGGTAAGTAATGGGTTTTgcattgtaaataaataaataaaaagtttcTTTCAGATATAAAAACTTTGATAATGATGGCAGTTGAAATCATCGATAAATTTTCTAATGGTGGTATTGCTCCTGAAATTCACGAAACATATTTCAGTGAATTATATAAATGGAAGTCCCATGATCTTGTTCCAGTAATATTGAAGGACCTAGATTTACCGTTAGAATTTTTCAACTTGTGGAAAGGTAAGGATTTCTTAACAGGTCGAAGACGGTAGCTTATCTTTTTTCTGCTTTGCAGACTTTCACCTTGGCATTCAGGAGTTGCAAAGCATCTCGCCGAATGAGTTGAATTTCATTTTGGTTCGTTCTCAAATTAACTGGGATCAAGAAGAAATTTATAGAAGACTTGTAAGCTGGCGAGGTGTAAAGGTATGATTTTGTATTTCGATTTTGATCTAgaatataattcaattattgaaaaagtcatcatgaAGTTCAACCATGAGCCAGTACATACCGCTCGATGGCTTTACTTTAAATACATGTTCTACATATTCTGACATAATATTAAGATGAAAACGAGACGTAACCTGATTGTATTTTTATTCTAGGGTATCGAGATTCTCGACTTCAAAGAAATTGATGTAATCGAAAAAGAATATTCACCCGAAAGTGTCGCGTATATAGGAGACAACAAAGCTGTGAGTGATAACTTTGCAAGCCTCAGTAACGGTTTTGACCAGTCGAGTTTACAAGCGCAGGAAGCATTTAAGGAAACGTAAAGTGGCGATAGAAATACTAATGAAGgtaattgtcatttttggttATTACTTAGAGAAAACGATGCTCGGTCTGTAGAGGAAAGCTGATGATTTTTCTCGAATTTCAGGTGATTGTATTGTAGATGTACACAGCCAAACAGACTTGGGGAACGAAGCGGATAGCAGCGATATCCACGATCAAAGTGTAGTTATTAGTTACACTGACAACGCGGATTGCCAAACCTCAAATGTTGCGACTGTAGCAGGGTGTAACATAACACAAAGTTGTTCGGGAGAAACATCTGGAAGATATTTTAAAATACTTTAAGGGTGAAACGATTCAATGGACTATATTAACATATGGATGTTAAGCATAATTCAAACAAAACAGATGCAATATAAAATAATGTATTAAATAGCAGTAGATTTCCAAAtaataattcaaataaaaataaattatattctATTATCATTTCTAACATAtgctttttatatttaattatatttttttaattatgttgGATTCAATTATATATACCATACTTCGTATAACCTTTTTTGTTCGCCTTTAAGTTTAATATGACTTATGTAAATCTTTTCACTATACATGATATGATGACATATTGAAAGAGTTAAAACCAATGAAACATTAGAGTTATGTGTGATGGACTTGCATGCTATTTGTTCGTATCGTATCGACTGTATatgggttgtattcacccaacgatatctgaatcggattaccgcaggtggggtccaactcagatcgaagggaagccgaactgaaagacgtaagaactgcagctaaccactaccaccgccgctgttgcccgatgctgatccacttcgcctactgccattggtgttgatgtccgctgctgctgcctgctgctagtaaactgatttgcttgaggagaaacagtctcttatatagcccggagagtgcattcccggctaactaggtactccattctgtcgtcctttttaggggaAGGCagtaagcgaccaatcaaaagtcgacatttgcgtttcgacaatgtttattaattttcaatattacaatagtttgaacaatcagattacaattttctgcatttggacgggtgcttaaaagattttccaatcgattgctgcaaaaatgacagaaatcgattggaaactgactgggttgaaaacgtttgaaagtggacaatttttgtgacgctctcgatgctttcggttttgaaattggatccctgtattgaaattgggtccctgtaattgttgccgtaagaagtattctacgtcaaaaaatctaAAGAAATTAAAGGGtctttttgaaatgtttcttaagattcaacaattttcatttttgaatgcatttagaatccttCCGCGAGATCTGTTGTTCAAAGTCTTTGACATcaaatttgacggattgcggcccgataactgcaaagttgttgcagttatcggtcttgcagttaaaagtcttgcagttatcgaacggcgccTGTATAGAATTCGGCGTAAAACAAGGCCTgcgcctgagaataaacccatgcttgaagcttttttgacatcgaatggcttAATTCTACTAAGACTCGTGCCCACaaccattcgcttgacaaagcggactctgtaactttgcggctacgcagctccccatttaaattttcgttaaatTAATGCTTTTATTAATGATGATTAATTATGTTTGTAACCGATTCTGCTCGGCTTCAGTGTGGTGAATATTCCCTCAATTTTCCCATTCAGAAACTCCCTGTGAAGATTACGCGAGATGCAAATCGACATGTTTCGGCACCTGATGCGGTTGCGGTTGCCCGGTGACAGGAGTTTTGCGCTTCTGTCATCGCGTTCGGCTGAACCAGCAAAAACAATCGtaagtttttttcttctctgtAGCTCGTGCGAATCGCCTTTTCGTTCGATGCAAGCAGCGTGAGTTTAGCTGTTGCGCCCTCGAAAAATTCATCGACTGCTGATCCGCACAGATTGCGAAACGAGCTCCCGAAAAATGGCGCAAACCTTAGCCGAGGACCAGTACGGCAAGAAAATCGACCGCTGCCTAACCGATGTGCTGATCAAGTTTGGTAAGCTCCTTCCCATTACATAATTTCCTATTCACCCTTATTCGGGATTGTTTACCATCCTTTTTGCCGTTGCAGGTGGTGGTCTTGCCGTAGGTGGTGTGTTCTCGCTGCTCTTTTTCAAGCGGCGAGCATGGCCAATCATCATGGGATCCGGGTTCGGCATCGGAATGGCCTACACAAACTGCGAACGCTCGCTGAACGGGAAGTGAAGTCTAGGGATGTATTAAATTTTATGTCTAATGCTTAAATTATTGCGTTTCAAAATACATAATCCTACAAGGTGCAATAGTGTCCCGTGCTGTAAGTATTAACCCTATTCCGAAGTCCGATAACACAGTGTGTGGTGTAAGAATTCTAACAAATCATGTTATTTTTTGGGATTTACCGACCAACAAAAAAGTGGTTTATCcatttcactttttatttaaatttaataaatgtTTCTACGTTTAAGTTTGttcttttttgtctttttgcgCTGCTTTTCCACAATCTAATCAGCGCCGTACTGGTCGCCAGAATCGAGATATGATTGAATGAAACGCAACAGTTCCGGTTAGGGGGAGACACGAATTACAACTCGTCGTGTTCGACCAGATGCCGGGTAACGAAATCGTGCAGATCCTCTAGCGAACGATTACCGTTGTACTCGCTCAGGACCTCTCCGTTGCGGTAGATAAAAACGGTAGGGAAACCgttcaccttctgttcgccgcACAGAACCTTGTTCACCTCGAGGGTGCAGTCCACCTTGGCGATCTTGACCGTATCCGAGCCGATGAATTTCTCCGCCAGCTGTTCCCAGGTTGGAGCCAGGCGCATACAATGACCACACCAGGGAGCGTAAAATTTAATAAAGGTGACACCCTTTTCAATGGTGTGCTGGAAGTTCGGTTCCGATAGTTGCAGAACTGCCGAAGTGTTGTCTTTTTCGGCGCCATCAATCGTTTTTTCGGTTTCGTCACCGCTAATTCCGCCGGCC
It includes:
- the LOC129717545 gene encoding MICOS complex subunit MIC10-like; protein product: MAQTLAEDQYGKKIDRCLTDVLIKFGGGLAVGGVFSLLFFKRRAWPIIMGSGFGIGMAYTNCERSLNGK